The window CACCTGGGGCCTGTTGAACTCCATGCCACGGATCAACTCGGACGTCGGCGCGCCCCTCGCGCCCATCCCGGGCTCCCCGCCGTCGCTGCTCAAGCCGCCCCCGGGCTGCCGGTTCCATCCGCGCTGCACCTTCCAGGACCGGGTGGGCGGCAGCCGCTGCGTCACCGAACGCCCGCTGCTGGGCCCCGACCGGGCCTCCGCCTGTCATCTGACGGCGGAACAGAAGCGGACCATCTTCATCGAAGAGATCAAGCCCCGGCTGGGCTAGGGCCACAGGAGGACACGTCATGACAGAGGACCTCGTCCTCCCCGCACCCCGGCAGGCCGCGACGGCCGGGGAGCCGCTGCTGAAGGTGGAGGGGCTGACCAAGCACTTCCCGGTGAAGGGCGGTTTCCCGATCCGCCGGACCGTCGGCCATGTCCAGGCCGTCGACGGCATCGACCTGACCGTGCACGTCGGCGAGAGCTTCGGCCTGGTGGGGGAGTCCGGCTGCGGCAAGTCGACGACCGGCCGCCTGATCACCCGGCTGCTGGAGCCGACTGCCGGCTCGATCTCGTACCGCGGCCAGGACATCACCCACGCCAACCGCAAGCAGCTCGCCCCGATCAGGTCCGAGATCCAGATGATCTTCCAGGACCCGTACTCCTCCCTCAACCCCCGCCAGACGGTCGGCAAGATCATCTCGGGTCCGATGGAGATCAACGGCATCGACCCGGAGGGCGGCCGCGAGAAGCGGGTACGCGAGCTGCTGGAGATCGTCGGCCTCAACCCCGAGCACTACAACCGCTTCCCGCACGAGTTCTCCGGCGGTCAGCGCCAACGGATCGGTGTGGCAAGGGCGTTGGCCCTTGAACCGAAGCTGATCGTGGCGGACGAGCCGGTGTCGGCCCTGGACGTCTCGATCCAGGCCCAGGTGGTCAACCTGCTCCAGAAGGTGCAGGACGAACTCGGCATCGCGTTCCTGTTCATCGCCCACGACCTCGCTGTCGTACGGC of the Streptomyces sp. NBC_00287 genome contains:
- a CDS encoding ABC transporter ATP-binding protein, which translates into the protein MTEDLVLPAPRQAATAGEPLLKVEGLTKHFPVKGGFPIRRTVGHVQAVDGIDLTVHVGESFGLVGESGCGKSTTGRLITRLLEPTAGSISYRGQDITHANRKQLAPIRSEIQMIFQDPYSSLNPRQTVGKIISGPMEINGIDPEGGREKRVRELLEIVGLNPEHYNRFPHEFSGGQRQRIGVARALALEPKLIVADEPVSALDVSIQAQVVNLLQKVQDELGIAFLFIAHDLAVVRHFSQRVAVMYLGKVIEVGDRESIYTRPRHPYTHALLSAVPEVNLADEDAAPRERIRLAGDVPSPISPPSGCRFRTRCWKAQDKCAAEEPPLIRISGNHEGHLTACHFPEDPTIEARAEDIVLDPALAALEESLEGVRDDE